In Reichenbachiella agarivorans, one genomic interval encodes:
- a CDS encoding chondroitinase-B domain-containing protein — MKRLIRIVTIPVLLLIQTVVYGQDVIDTSFEDYTDGTLAGQNSWTVNDGIATIVTGSDYIHTGSKGLKLSSPATEGPLEIDHLAYDKTQTGLSGNVYIDFWVKIISYASGDGDDFYIRAYDLLPDNGVRRAAELRFYPSGRIKIAGKDETLELTDGTYTTGTWMRVSLSIDYATQQFEIALDGTVVEQTFDFREHYDATTKGRTNDIKEYHGLLLYHDDGTGGDYAIDDLYVGTTAIDDIAFTPPTTDRTITVTQPDRATITLDPQKDIYQVGESVTVTLSGIEEHYKLGTWTGSLSGTENPTTLTLTGNADIGANIIVDESNPPNDYTINITQPEGGTITVDPASGPYYEGDPVKFTLVPAIGYEFNSWTGITGTETTVNLNIAENLVVSASLSQGSFTERIVNVSNKSQLEDALEDIQPGDRIILADGTYDGVRETIKQLGGTGQYPVTIEAANQGMAKITGESRFYLEQAAYITFSGLDFDVSITTLFKLTGCNNIRITRNVFKNAGDGGSSKLIIIGDVWEGEICTSHHNRIDHNLFDGKSDTGALLVIDGTHGTVPQVSQYDRIDHNHFRNIGPRITNEKETIRVGLSDLSLSSAYCTIENNLFEACDGDPEIISIKSNDNFVRNNTFLRSLGTVSLRHGNRTEVSGNFFFGDGKTAMFEGEVIGCGGVRVYGKDHKIFNNYFEGLTGDRWDAACTLTQGDASNDNVTQSSNLTKHYVIENLEFTHNTLVNNASDIEIGYRDDWGKKPINVLIANNIIVQDKNPVTKVYFAGTDSDVSFADNIIYTTGTATWGDIAFTAAEASNVNPQLEKSTCKIPEVDCTTEYPIAIWKISSASSPAVDPTPANTIAGVSVGIEGQATTGTRDIGADEYNGTDAITNGAIDARYVGPNAIPFGIDANAVYSITLVQTDGGTISVSPVSETYAAGSKVTFTATANEGLFFNSWSGFSGTQAVMEVVVTSDMTVSGVFSDVVPEYNIVLTQTEGGTIAVSPATGPYTSGSTVTFTATANNGHSFVAWNGITATDNVVEIVITSDLNVSAEFSTITSSTEQLSDLIQTYPNPFVGSITLESKTPATVTIYGIDKHMVDSFELKDKIEWTAPTPGLYIGHVSSNGKTQILKLLAQ, encoded by the coding sequence ATGAAAAGACTAATACGAATAGTAACTATTCCTGTATTGCTCTTGATCCAAACCGTTGTGTATGGACAAGATGTGATCGACACCTCATTCGAGGATTACACAGATGGCACCCTCGCTGGACAAAACAGCTGGACAGTCAATGATGGAATCGCAACCATAGTAACTGGTTCCGATTATATCCATACAGGTTCAAAGGGGTTGAAGCTGAGCTCCCCTGCTACCGAAGGCCCATTGGAAATCGACCATCTCGCCTATGACAAAACACAGACAGGCTTGTCAGGCAATGTTTACATTGATTTTTGGGTAAAGATAATTTCCTATGCCAGTGGAGATGGAGATGATTTTTATATACGCGCATACGATCTATTGCCAGACAATGGAGTCAGAAGAGCGGCAGAACTAAGGTTCTATCCAAGTGGAAGAATCAAAATTGCTGGTAAGGATGAAACACTCGAATTGACTGATGGTACTTACACCACAGGAACATGGATGAGAGTATCTCTGAGCATTGATTACGCTACCCAGCAATTTGAAATTGCATTGGACGGTACTGTTGTTGAACAGACCTTTGACTTCCGAGAACATTATGACGCAACAACCAAAGGAAGAACTAACGACATCAAAGAGTATCATGGCCTCCTACTGTATCATGATGACGGAACAGGCGGAGACTATGCAATCGACGATCTCTATGTAGGTACTACAGCGATAGATGATATAGCATTCACGCCTCCTACCACAGACCGTACGATCACTGTGACACAACCAGACAGAGCGACCATCACTTTGGATCCTCAAAAGGACATCTATCAAGTAGGAGAATCTGTCACTGTAACCCTCAGCGGAATAGAAGAACATTACAAATTGGGAACATGGACTGGTTCCTTGTCTGGAACTGAAAACCCAACAACTTTAACCTTAACGGGCAACGCAGATATTGGAGCCAACATCATCGTGGATGAATCAAACCCTCCTAATGATTATACAATCAACATCACCCAACCTGAAGGAGGAACAATTACAGTTGATCCAGCAAGTGGACCATACTATGAAGGTGACCCAGTAAAATTCACCCTTGTTCCAGCTATTGGCTATGAATTCAACTCTTGGACTGGAATCACCGGAACAGAAACTACTGTAAATCTAAACATAGCAGAAAACCTTGTCGTCTCTGCATCTCTCAGTCAAGGCTCATTCACAGAAAGAATCGTCAACGTATCGAACAAAAGCCAATTAGAGGATGCTTTGGAAGACATCCAGCCAGGTGATCGAATCATATTGGCGGACGGTACCTATGATGGTGTCAGAGAGACTATCAAACAGTTGGGAGGAACAGGGCAATATCCTGTAACTATAGAAGCCGCCAACCAAGGAATGGCTAAAATCACGGGTGAAAGTAGATTCTACCTAGAGCAGGCTGCCTATATCACATTCTCAGGTTTGGATTTTGATGTATCCATTACCACGCTCTTCAAATTGACAGGATGCAACAACATCAGAATTACACGGAATGTTTTCAAAAATGCAGGAGACGGGGGATCTTCCAAACTCATCATCATCGGTGACGTCTGGGAAGGTGAGATTTGCACCAGTCATCACAACCGCATTGATCACAACTTGTTTGATGGCAAGTCAGATACAGGTGCGCTATTGGTAATCGACGGTACTCATGGTACAGTTCCACAAGTATCTCAATACGATAGAATCGACCATAACCATTTTAGAAACATCGGGCCAAGAATAACCAATGAGAAAGAAACCATCCGCGTTGGTTTGAGTGATCTGTCTTTGAGCTCTGCTTATTGCACGATTGAAAACAACTTGTTTGAAGCGTGTGATGGTGACCCAGAAATCATTTCTATCAAATCCAATGACAATTTTGTCCGCAACAACACTTTCTTGCGCTCACTTGGTACAGTTTCATTGCGACATGGCAACAGGACTGAAGTGAGTGGCAACTTCTTCTTCGGAGATGGCAAAACAGCTATGTTCGAAGGAGAAGTCATTGGCTGTGGAGGTGTGAGAGTATATGGCAAAGATCATAAAATCTTTAACAATTACTTTGAAGGTCTGACTGGAGATAGATGGGATGCGGCATGTACTTTGACGCAAGGAGATGCCAGCAATGATAATGTCACACAAAGCTCCAACCTCACCAAACACTATGTAATTGAGAATCTAGAGTTTACCCACAACACACTCGTCAACAACGCCTCAGATATCGAAATTGGATACCGAGATGATTGGGGTAAGAAACCTATAAATGTGTTGATTGCCAACAACATCATTGTTCAGGACAAAAACCCCGTGACAAAAGTATATTTTGCTGGGACAGATAGTGATGTATCGTTTGCAGACAACATCATCTATACAACAGGCACAGCTACTTGGGGAGACATCGCCTTTACAGCCGCTGAAGCTAGCAATGTAAATCCTCAATTGGAGAAGAGTACCTGCAAAATACCTGAGGTAGATTGTACGACAGAATACCCCATTGCAATATGGAAAATTTCAAGTGCAAGCAGTCCTGCAGTAGACCCTACACCTGCTAATACCATCGCAGGAGTGAGTGTTGGAATAGAAGGACAAGCCACCACTGGCACGAGAGACATCGGTGCTGATGAGTACAATGGCACAGACGCCATCACCAATGGAGCGATCGATGCTAGGTATGTAGGGCCAAATGCCATACCATTTGGAATAGATGCAAATGCAGTTTACAGCATCACATTGGTACAAACAGATGGCGGTACGATTTCCGTTTCTCCTGTTTCTGAAACCTACGCTGCAGGTAGTAAAGTGACATTTACGGCAACAGCCAATGAAGGCCTATTCTTCAATTCATGGAGTGGATTTAGTGGTACACAAGCAGTCATGGAAGTGGTCGTCACCTCTGACATGACAGTCAGTGGTGTCTTTTCTGATGTCGTACCAGAATACAACATAGTCTTGACTCAAACCGAAGGGGGTACTATTGCGGTATCACCAGCGACTGGGCCATACACATCAGGCAGTACAGTGACATTTACGGCAACAGCAAACAATGGACATTCATTTGTGGCGTGGAATGGCATCACCGCTACCGACAATGTAGTAGAAATTGTGATCACATCAGATTTGAATGTGAGTGCTGAGTTTTCAACCATCACTAGTTCTACTGAACAGCTATCAGATCTGATTCAGACATATCCAAACCCATTTGTGGGCAGTATCACATTGGAATCAAAAACACCCGCTACTGTCACTATCTATGGAATCGATAAGCATATGGTTGATTCATTCGAGTTGAAAGATAAAATTGAATGGACAGCCCCTACGCCAGGTCTGTATATTGGACATGTGTCATCCAATGGCAAGACTCAGATTTTAAAACTACTGGCTCAGTAG
- the sucD gene encoding succinate--CoA ligase subunit alpha: MSVLVNKDSKIIVQGFTGTEGTFHASQMIEYGSNVVGGVTPGKGGQTHLDRPVFNTVQDAVDQAGANVSIIFVPPAFAADAIMEAADAGIKVIITITEGIPVKDMIVAKQYISGKDLTLIGPNCPGVITPGEAKVGIMPGFVFKTGRVGIVSKSGTLTYEAADQVVKAGLGISTAIGIGGDPIIGTSTKQAVEMLMNDPETDAIVMIGEIGGSYEAEAARWIKAQGNPKPVVGFIAGQTAPKGKRMGHAGAIIGGADDTAEAKMKIMAECGLYVVNSPADIGETIAKAMAS, translated from the coding sequence ATGAGTGTATTAGTAAATAAAGATTCTAAAATCATAGTTCAGGGCTTCACAGGTACTGAAGGTACGTTTCATGCTTCACAAATGATCGAGTATGGCAGCAATGTCGTAGGAGGTGTGACTCCAGGCAAAGGAGGACAAACTCACCTTGATAGACCGGTGTTCAACACGGTTCAAGATGCTGTAGATCAGGCAGGAGCCAACGTTTCGATCATTTTTGTGCCTCCAGCATTTGCTGCAGACGCAATTATGGAAGCAGCAGACGCAGGTATCAAAGTGATCATTACCATCACTGAAGGTATTCCTGTCAAAGATATGATTGTAGCAAAACAATACATCTCAGGCAAAGATTTGACATTGATCGGGCCTAACTGTCCAGGAGTAATCACACCAGGAGAAGCAAAAGTAGGTATCATGCCTGGCTTTGTATTCAAAACGGGTAGAGTAGGTATCGTATCTAAATCAGGAACCTTGACTTACGAAGCAGCTGATCAAGTAGTGAAAGCTGGTTTGGGAATCTCTACTGCTATCGGTATCGGTGGAGACCCAATCATCGGTACATCTACAAAACAAGCTGTAGAAATGTTGATGAATGATCCTGAAACTGATGCAATCGTGATGATCGGAGAGATCGGTGGTAGCTACGAAGCTGAAGCCGCTAGATGGATCAAAGCACAGGGCAACCCTAAGCCAGTAGTTGGATTCATCGCTGGACAAACTGCTCCAAAAGGAAAAAGAATGGGACACGCTGGTGCAATCATCGGTGGTGCGGATGATACAGCAGAAGCAAAAATGAAAATCATGGCAGAATGCGGCCTTTATGTGGTGAACTCTCCTGCAGACATCGGAGAAACAATCGCAAAAGCAATGGCATCTTAA
- a CDS encoding DinB family protein, producing the protein MEELIMRLEKLLKLGMEFISTSNESELAQKTNPSKWSKKEILGHLVDSGINNLQRFTEIQFEEKPFKIRKYNQEELVIANDYQHADIEVIANLWLSINHQIKNVISQQDETTLSYPIELGKNNICDLRFLMVDYVDHLEHHLNQIVGK; encoded by the coding sequence ATGGAAGAACTAATCATGAGATTAGAAAAATTACTAAAGTTAGGGATGGAATTTATCTCTACATCCAACGAATCAGAACTGGCCCAAAAGACCAACCCTAGCAAATGGTCAAAGAAGGAGATTTTGGGACATTTGGTTGACTCAGGCATCAACAACCTTCAGCGGTTTACGGAGATTCAATTTGAAGAAAAGCCCTTCAAGATTAGAAAATATAATCAAGAGGAACTAGTCATAGCCAATGACTACCAGCATGCTGACATTGAGGTAATTGCCAATCTCTGGCTATCTATCAATCACCAAATCAAGAATGTGATTAGTCAGCAAGATGAGACCACCCTGAGCTATCCAATCGAATTGGGTAAGAACAATATCTGTGATTTGAGGTTCTTAATGGTGGATTATGTTGACCATCTCGAACATCACCTCAATCAAATAGTAGGAAAATAG
- a CDS encoding aldo/keto reductase, with translation MIYYSLKNGDQMPALGLGTWQSRHEEAYAAVRKAIQIGYRHFDCASIYQNEKEIGRALNDAIAAGEVKRKDLWITSKLWNTHHRAEDVIVALKHTLSDLHLEFLDLYLVHWPVAQRKQVLIPSTADDLVSLDELSLEDTWSGMEECVMAGLTKHIGVSNFNSKKIKRINKSSKIKIEVNQVESHPYLQQGDLLKFCQKNAIILTAYAPLGAVERASKMPNHELPYLYQHPVIAEIAKARELTAAQVLIAWAINRGSSVIPKSTNPSRLQENFDAASIPFTVQEMKSIEVLNANYRYERGEYFTLEGSDYSAKSLWED, from the coding sequence ATGATTTATTATTCGTTGAAAAATGGTGACCAAATGCCAGCTCTCGGTTTGGGTACTTGGCAATCACGTCATGAGGAGGCATATGCTGCGGTGCGCAAGGCCATTCAAATAGGGTATAGACATTTTGACTGTGCATCAATATACCAAAATGAAAAAGAAATAGGTAGAGCACTCAATGATGCCATAGCAGCGGGAGAAGTGAAGCGAAAGGATCTGTGGATCACCTCTAAACTATGGAATACACATCATAGAGCTGAGGATGTGATCGTAGCACTCAAGCATACATTGTCTGATCTGCATTTGGAGTTTTTGGATTTGTATTTGGTACATTGGCCAGTGGCTCAGCGCAAGCAGGTGTTGATTCCTAGTACAGCGGACGATTTGGTGAGTTTGGATGAACTGAGTCTCGAAGATACATGGTCTGGGATGGAAGAATGTGTGATGGCAGGTCTCACCAAACATATCGGGGTGTCCAATTTTAATTCAAAGAAAATCAAACGCATCAACAAATCTTCGAAGATCAAAATAGAGGTCAACCAAGTAGAGTCTCATCCCTACCTGCAACAAGGAGACTTGTTGAAATTTTGCCAGAAGAATGCTATTATTCTGACAGCTTATGCACCACTGGGAGCGGTAGAGCGAGCCAGTAAAATGCCAAATCATGAGTTGCCGTATCTTTATCAGCACCCCGTGATCGCAGAGATCGCCAAAGCAAGGGAGCTTACTGCTGCGCAGGTTCTGATCGCATGGGCAATCAATCGAGGAAGCTCCGTCATCCCAAAGTCAACCAATCCTAGCAGGCTTCAAGAAAATTTTGATGCAGCATCGATTCCCTTCACAGTGCAGGAGATGAAATCGATCGAGGTGCTCAACGCAAATTACCGATACGAAAGAGGAGAATACTTCACCTTGGAGGGTTCAGACTACAGTGCCAAGAGTCTTTGGGAAGATTGA
- a CDS encoding KdsC family phosphatase: protein MQSSRFKQLIVLYFLRSCYIIAVMIDTYNIKMVVLDVDGTMTDGSINVMDDGTQFKKFSAKDGLGIKMLLNQGIIVAIISHSSTASAIEARAKMLGIKYVYAGHEEKDVILAGWLLELGLDWDQVAFIGDDLNDLPAMRKVGLSACPADSSQEVLEYVDVILTTKGGDGCVREFIDQHMMVTYQKFTV from the coding sequence ATGCAATCAAGTAGATTCAAACAACTGATTGTCTTGTACTTCTTGCGTTCTTGCTATATAATTGCCGTCATGATCGATACCTACAATATCAAAATGGTTGTGCTGGACGTGGACGGCACCATGACCGACGGCAGCATCAATGTCATGGATGATGGTACACAATTTAAAAAATTCAGTGCCAAGGATGGGTTAGGGATCAAGATGCTACTCAATCAGGGAATCATAGTTGCCATCATCAGTCACAGTTCGACAGCTAGTGCCATTGAAGCCAGAGCCAAAATGCTCGGCATCAAATATGTGTATGCAGGCCATGAGGAAAAGGATGTTATTCTCGCTGGATGGCTGTTAGAGCTGGGATTAGATTGGGATCAAGTAGCTTTTATAGGTGATGATCTCAATGATTTGCCAGCTATGCGCAAAGTAGGTTTGTCTGCATGTCCTGCAGATTCTTCACAAGAAGTCCTTGAGTATGTGGACGTCATACTCACTACCAAGGGTGGCGATGGGTGTGTGAGAGAATTCATCGATCAGCATATGATGGTGACTTATCAAAAATTTACAGTTTAA
- a CDS encoding DUF305 domain-containing protein, producing the protein MKNSTYTKFILMLVCSAISMYITMYFNTYEFSHVYFSWTRMYMTLIGVSGMAIVMLLFMWPMYQNKTKNYSILVGSVLLMLSSIYLVRQQLPINDLKWMRAMIPHHSIAILTSGRADLKDPEVKELADEIIAAQKREIEEMKGMIERLESE; encoded by the coding sequence ATGAAAAATTCAACTTATACTAAATTTATCCTCATGCTGGTGTGTTCGGCTATATCGATGTACATCACTATGTACTTCAACACGTATGAGTTCAGTCATGTGTATTTTAGTTGGACTAGAATGTACATGACATTGATCGGCGTGAGTGGGATGGCTATTGTGATGCTTTTATTCATGTGGCCGATGTACCAGAACAAAACTAAAAACTACAGCATCCTAGTTGGGAGTGTTCTATTGATGCTCTCATCTATATATTTAGTGAGACAGCAACTCCCAATAAATGATCTGAAATGGATGAGAGCGATGATTCCCCATCATTCAATAGCCATATTGACTAGTGGTCGTGCAGATTTGAAGGATCCAGAAGTCAAAGAATTGGCTGATGAAATCATCGCTGCACAAAAGCGGGAGATTGAAGAAATGAAAGGCATGATCGAGCGGTTGGAAAGTGAATAG
- a CDS encoding ATP-binding cassette domain-containing protein → MSESIINALMRLFAIIESVKDEVVDTGHIIVKPYLDKQLNHELSEQYLNLFQDYVEFYRREAASATPEIENETKNIIQVTKICQQLNKELLQHERVLVFIQLVELINTDKKVSTRENDFMQLVALNFNLSKIETDDICSFILDVDIKNVHKGNAMVIDNKVTEWPKEIAWMMKRKTEPGITDFRHVQVENLFGTIVVLHIESVNTFVFRYTGPLSLFVEGKKIQNGKVYILNPGAIIKGSTIKPIYESDISKKFLLDVKRTKLVLQADEMTYNFKNSDNGIKPFTFSEESGQLIGIMGGSGTGKSTLMNLLNGKLKPMSGEIKINGFSINRSVQSGVIGYVPQDDLLFEELTVFENLYFNAKLCFGDLSEARIRREVNKVLEDLDIEEIKDLKVGDPLNKTISGGQRKRLNIGLELLREPSVLYIDEPTSGLSSMDSEKVMNLLKEQTRKGKLVIIIIHQPSSDIYKLFDKMWILDKGGYPIYAGNPIDAVVYFKTMNTQVNAAESECRTCGNVIPEQILQIIETKEIDEKGSSTKHRKTSPEKWYEMFKENIMSKVEKVKYETALPPSNFLIPNLYHQSLVYIKRILLSKKSNTQYILLNILEPPLLAIILGFLAKYSETSVYDFSDNRNIPIYLFMTIVVSLFTGLTVSAEEIFKDRKILQRESFLNLSRFSYINSKIVYLFGLSAIQVLIFTLLGNYILEIKGLNFQYWLILFSTACFANMVGLNISSGFNSIVTIYILIPLILVPQLLLGGAMIKFDDLNFEIGDKKNVPFIGNMMVSRWAYEALAVEQDTNNKYSKNFYEYDKRMSDASYQFAYLIPDLSGRLNNALTDVSQGNHSGQVIYDLKICRNEIAKLQEMDDNPQFGKLGELYYDTFDSTLHLHTLNYLRVLKKKYKDEKQKAVEDREIAYRKLVKEIGKDGLSLLKKNNENDALHSIALNRDKIRKIYDGEDQLIRKKDPIYMTPESRLGNAHFYAPVKVIGSWEIDTFYFNLMVIWIMTAITYAMLYYDLLRKTIEWFGRKFSKP, encoded by the coding sequence ATGAGTGAATCGATTATAAATGCCCTGATGAGATTGTTTGCCATTATCGAAAGTGTCAAAGATGAAGTGGTGGATACAGGGCATATCATAGTCAAGCCTTATTTGGACAAGCAGCTCAACCATGAGCTCTCCGAGCAGTATCTCAACCTGTTTCAGGACTATGTAGAGTTTTACCGACGAGAGGCAGCTTCTGCAACTCCTGAGATAGAAAACGAGACCAAGAACATTATCCAAGTGACCAAGATTTGTCAGCAGCTCAACAAAGAACTGCTACAGCATGAGCGCGTACTCGTATTCATCCAACTCGTAGAACTCATCAATACGGATAAAAAGGTGTCAACTCGTGAAAACGATTTCATGCAATTGGTGGCTCTGAATTTTAACCTCTCCAAGATAGAAACCGATGATATTTGCTCATTTATTCTCGATGTAGATATCAAAAATGTACACAAGGGCAATGCCATGGTCATTGACAACAAGGTCACCGAGTGGCCCAAGGAAATAGCCTGGATGATGAAAAGAAAAACCGAGCCAGGTATCACCGATTTCAGACATGTACAGGTCGAAAATCTTTTTGGAACCATAGTGGTTTTGCACATAGAGAGTGTCAATACTTTTGTGTTTAGATATACCGGGCCACTCAGCTTGTTTGTGGAGGGAAAAAAGATCCAGAATGGAAAGGTATATATCCTCAACCCAGGTGCCATCATCAAAGGCAGTACAATCAAGCCAATCTATGAGTCCGATATCAGCAAAAAGTTTTTGCTAGATGTCAAAAGAACCAAACTCGTGCTGCAAGCAGACGAGATGACATACAACTTCAAAAACAGTGACAATGGTATCAAGCCGTTTACTTTTAGTGAGGAGTCGGGACAGCTGATAGGCATCATGGGAGGGAGTGGTACAGGCAAATCCACACTCATGAATCTACTCAATGGGAAACTAAAGCCCATGTCAGGCGAGATCAAGATCAATGGTTTTAGTATCAATCGTAGTGTACAATCAGGGGTTATCGGATATGTACCACAGGACGACCTTTTGTTTGAGGAACTCACGGTTTTCGAAAACCTGTACTTCAATGCAAAGCTTTGTTTTGGAGACCTCTCTGAGGCGAGAATTCGCAGAGAGGTAAACAAAGTACTGGAAGACCTCGATATCGAAGAAATTAAAGACCTGAAAGTAGGAGATCCACTCAACAAGACAATCAGTGGAGGGCAGAGAAAGCGCCTCAATATTGGTTTGGAACTATTGAGAGAGCCCTCTGTACTTTATATTGATGAACCTACCTCTGGTCTGTCATCGATGGATTCAGAAAAGGTCATGAATCTACTGAAAGAGCAAACACGAAAAGGGAAATTGGTCATCATCATCATTCATCAACCTTCGTCGGATATCTACAAACTGTTTGATAAAATGTGGATTTTGGACAAGGGAGGCTATCCCATCTATGCGGGCAATCCGATCGATGCGGTGGTTTATTTCAAAACGATGAACACACAGGTCAATGCCGCAGAAAGCGAGTGCCGAACCTGTGGCAATGTGATTCCTGAGCAGATTCTACAAATCATCGAGACCAAAGAAATTGATGAAAAGGGTAGTTCGACCAAGCACAGGAAGACCTCACCAGAAAAATGGTATGAGATGTTCAAAGAGAATATCATGTCCAAAGTAGAAAAGGTCAAATATGAGACGGCATTGCCTCCCTCCAATTTCTTGATCCCAAATCTTTACCACCAGTCTTTAGTCTATATCAAGAGAATTTTATTATCCAAAAAATCTAACACGCAGTACATATTGCTCAACATACTGGAACCACCTCTGTTGGCAATCATTTTGGGTTTTTTGGCCAAGTATTCCGAAACCAGTGTTTATGACTTTAGTGACAACAGAAACATCCCTATTTATTTGTTTATGACTATTGTGGTTTCCTTGTTTACAGGACTCACGGTGAGTGCGGAGGAGATCTTCAAGGACAGGAAAATCCTCCAAAGGGAGTCCTTCTTGAATCTGAGTCGATTTAGCTACATCAATTCCAAGATTGTGTACTTGTTTGGTCTGTCGGCTATTCAGGTGCTGATTTTTACCCTCTTGGGCAATTACATACTGGAGATCAAGGGGCTTAATTTTCAATATTGGTTGATATTGTTTTCAACTGCATGTTTTGCCAATATGGTAGGACTCAATATTTCATCTGGTTTCAATTCGATCGTGACTATCTATATATTGATACCATTGATTCTTGTGCCACAGCTACTGTTGGGAGGTGCTATGATCAAGTTTGACGATCTTAATTTTGAGATTGGAGACAAAAAAAATGTGCCATTTATAGGCAATATGATGGTTTCTCGATGGGCCTATGAAGCACTAGCGGTAGAGCAAGACACCAACAACAAATACAGCAAAAACTTTTATGAGTATGACAAGCGAATGAGTGATGCCAGCTACCAATTTGCTTATTTAATTCCTGACCTTTCGGGTCGACTCAACAATGCCCTGACTGATGTCAGCCAGGGGAATCATAGTGGGCAGGTGATCTATGATCTCAAGATATGCCGCAATGAAATAGCTAAGCTGCAGGAGATGGATGACAATCCACAGTTTGGCAAATTGGGGGAGTTGTACTACGATACCTTTGATTCTACATTGCATCTGCATACTTTAAATTATTTGCGAGTACTGAAGAAGAAGTACAAAGACGAAAAACAAAAGGCAGTAGAAGATAGAGAAATAGCCTATCGAAAACTGGTCAAAGAAATTGGCAAGGATGGCTTGTCTCTACTCAAGAAAAATAATGAAAATGATGCGTTACATTCCATTGCACTGAATAGAGACAAGATCAGAAAAATATATGACGGAGAGGATCAATTGATTCGAAAAAAGGACCCTATCTATATGACTCCTGAATCACGATTGGGGAATGCACATTTTTATGCACCAGTCAAAGTAATAGGGTCGTGGGAGATAGATACTTTTTATTTTAATCTGATGGTGATCTGGATCATGACTGCCATCACCTATGCCATGCTCTACTACGATCTGCTACGCAAAACCATCGAATGGTTCGGGAGAAAATTCAGCAAACCCTGA
- a CDS encoding 30S ribosomal protein THX yields the protein MGKGDKKTKKGKISQGSFGVSRPHNVKKATPTATPKDKKTK from the coding sequence ATGGGAAAAGGAGATAAAAAAACCAAAAAAGGTAAAATCAGTCAGGGATCATTTGGTGTGAGCAGACCTCACAACGTGAAGAAAGCCACCCCAACTGCTACTCCCAAAGACAAAAAAACCAAGTAA